The following coding sequences lie in one Cyanobacterium sp. Dongsha4 genomic window:
- the gcvH gene encoding glycine cleavage system protein GcvH → MTLEYPEDLRYLDSHEYVRLDGEIATIGITAFAIEELGDIVFLELPELGDAIEVEDNIGTIESVKAVSEIYAPVAGTVIDRNEMLIESPEAIADDPYGEGWLIKVRLDDPDDELENTLSVQEYRSLIEPEE, encoded by the coding sequence ATGACCTTAGAATATCCAGAAGATTTAAGATACCTCGATTCTCACGAATATGTGCGTCTTGACGGGGAAATTGCCACCATCGGTATTACAGCGTTTGCGATTGAGGAGTTGGGAGATATTGTATTCCTAGAATTACCCGAATTAGGAGATGCGATCGAAGTTGAGGATAATATAGGTACAATTGAATCAGTCAAAGCTGTTTCGGAAATTTATGCTCCCGTAGCAGGTACAGTAATAGATCGTAATGAGATGTTAATTGAATCTCCAGAAGCGATCGCAGATGATCCTTACGGAGAAGGATGGTTAATCAAAGTAAGACTAGATGACCCCGATGATGAACTAGAAAACACCCTTTCTGTACAAGAGTATAGATCATTAATTGAGCCTGAAGAATAA
- the fba gene encoding class II fructose-bisphosphate aldolase (catalyzes the reversible aldol condensation of dihydroxyacetonephosphate and glyceraldehyde 3-phosphate in the Calvin cycle, glycolysis, and/or gluconeogenesis) encodes MALVPMRLLLDHAAENDYGIPAFNVNNLEQILSIMDAANETDSPVILQASRGARSYAGENFLRHLILAAVETYPHIPVAMHQDHGNSPATCYSAIRNGFTSVMMDGSLQEDAKTPSSFDYNVSVTAEVVKVAHSVGASVEGELGCLGSLETGMGEAEDGHGFEGKLDHSQLLTDPDEAVEFVERTQVDALAVAIGTSHGAYKFTRKPTGEILAISRIEEIHAKLPNTHLVMHGSSSVPQEWLEMINQYGGQIRETYGVPVEEIQKGIKSGVRKVNIDTDNRLAITAAIREAAAKDPSNFDPRHFMKPSMKYMKQVCADRYQQFWTAGNASKIKQISLDEFAAKYAKGELSAKTTVAV; translated from the coding sequence ATGGCTTTAGTCCCCATGCGGTTATTGTTAGACCACGCCGCCGAGAATGATTACGGTATCCCTGCATTTAACGTTAATAACTTAGAGCAAATCTTGTCCATTATGGATGCGGCGAATGAAACCGATAGCCCCGTTATCTTACAGGCTTCTCGTGGTGCTCGTTCTTATGCTGGAGAAAATTTCCTCCGTCATTTAATCTTAGCGGCTGTGGAAACCTATCCTCATATTCCTGTTGCTATGCACCAAGACCATGGTAATAGCCCTGCAACTTGTTATAGTGCTATTCGTAATGGTTTCACCAGCGTAATGATGGATGGTTCTTTACAAGAAGATGCTAAAACTCCTTCTAGCTTCGACTATAACGTTAGTGTTACCGCAGAAGTTGTTAAAGTTGCTCACTCCGTTGGTGCAAGTGTTGAAGGTGAATTAGGTTGCTTAGGTTCTCTCGAAACTGGTATGGGTGAAGCGGAAGACGGTCACGGTTTTGAAGGTAAATTAGATCATTCTCAACTTTTAACTGATCCTGATGAAGCCGTTGAATTCGTAGAACGTACTCAAGTTGACGCTTTAGCTGTTGCTATCGGTACTAGCCATGGTGCGTACAAATTTACCCGTAAACCTACTGGTGAAATCTTAGCTATTAGCCGTATTGAAGAAATCCACGCTAAATTACCTAACACTCATTTAGTAATGCACGGTTCTTCTTCTGTACCTCAAGAATGGTTAGAAATGATTAACCAATATGGTGGTCAAATTCGTGAAACCTATGGTGTACCTGTGGAAGAAATCCAAAAAGGTATTAAGAGTGGTGTTCGCAAAGTAAACATTGATACTGACAACCGTTTAGCTATTACCGCCGCTATTCGTGAAGCTGCTGCTAAAGATCCTTCTAACTTCGATCCTCGTCACTTCATGAAACCTTCTATGAAGTATATGAAACAAGTTTGTGCAGATCGTTATCAACAATTCTGGACTGCTGGTAATGCTAGTAAAATCAAGCAAATCAGCTTAGATGAATTTGCCGCTAAATATGCTAAAGGTGAATTATCTGCTAAAACCACCGTTGCAGTTTAA